The following are encoded in a window of Thermodesulfobacteriota bacterium genomic DNA:
- a CDS encoding polymer-forming cytoskeletal protein, whose amino-acid sequence MEPKTARESTIAQGTSVKGVVTSDCPVTVSGAVDGEFTAPALVVTDSGTVNGKIKVEDLKSSGEIAGDIDAGTLQLSGRVRDHTAIRAKTLEVKLASGGSDKLHLVFGAATLEVGPAPAGVKKPGPQEKLGDKPAEKPAG is encoded by the coding sequence ATGGAACCCAAGACCGCGCGCGAATCCACCATTGCCCAGGGAACCTCCGTAAAGGGAGTCGTCACGAGCGACTGCCCCGTCACCGTGAGCGGCGCCGTGGACGGGGAGTTCACCGCGCCAGCGCTGGTAGTGACCGACTCGGGCACCGTGAACGGCAAGATCAAGGTGGAGGACCTGAAGTCGAGCGGCGAGATCGCCGGCGACATCGACGCCGGAACCCTCCAGCTCTCGGGCCGGGTGCGCGACCACACCGCCATCCGCGCCAAGACCCTGGAAGTAAAGCTCGCCAGCGGCGGCTCGGACAAGCTGCACCTGGTCTTCGGGGCGGCGACCCTGGAGGTGGGGCCCGCGCCCGCCGGCGTCAAGAAGCCGGGTCCGCAGGAAAAGCTGGGAGACAAGCCGGCGGAGAAGCCGGCAGGGTAG